One genomic segment of Ipomoea triloba cultivar NCNSP0323 chromosome 9, ASM357664v1 includes these proteins:
- the LOC116028534 gene encoding bZIP transcription factor 11-like, with protein sequence MASSSGTCSGSSMMQNSGSEGDLQQLMDQRKRKRMISNRESARRSRMRKQKHLDDLVFQVAHLRKENSQIITSMSITTQHYLNVEAENSILRAQMAELSHRLQSLNEIMSFLNGNNNLGFEIEDMQQPYLYETLDDGFFMNNSCWNFVCVNKPIMATAAADMLQY encoded by the coding sequence ATGGCTTCCTCTAGTGGGACATGTTCAGGGTCATCTATGATGCAGAACTCAGGTTCTGAAGGGGATCTTCAACAATTGATGGATCAGAGGAAAAGGAAGAGAATGATATCTAACCGGGAATCTGCGAGGAGGTCTAGGATGAGGAAACAGAAGCATCTGGATGATCTGGTGTTCCAGGTGGCTCATCTGAGGAAAGAGAACAGCCAGATCATCACCAGCATGAGCATCACCACCCAGCATTATCTCAATGTTGAGGCTGAAAACTCCATCCTCAGAGCTCAAATGGCTGAGCTTAGCCACAGGCTGCAGTCCCTGAATGAGATTATGAGTTTCTTGAATGGAAACAATAATTTGGGTTTTGAGATTGAGGATATGCAGCAGCCTTACCTTTATGAAACTCTGGATGATGGGTTCTTTATGAACAACAGTTGTTGGAACTTTGTGTGTGTCAACAAGCCCATCATGGCTACTGCAGCTGCTGACATGCTGCAATACTGA